DNA from Macrobrachium rosenbergii isolate ZJJX-2024 chromosome 13, ASM4041242v1, whole genome shotgun sequence:
aaatataaagacaaaaagatctttctctctctctctctctctctctctgtctctcccctctTCGCAATAAGCAATTTCATCAACTTCACAATTATCTTTCCCCAAGCAATCACCCATCTCATTTACATGGTAAATTGCcttttttgtaaaacttttttttttttctcgctatcTCAAACTCTTGGTTCGAACTGTGCATGTGTCTTAATTTCTTagtatggaatatagaattttggccagaggccaagcgctgggacctataaggtcattcagcgctaaaacggaaattgacagtaaaaaggtttataaggcgtaccaggaggaaaacctcgcagttgcactatgaaacaatttttaggagagggttgtggaaagtaagatggaagaaagtaaatatggacggaggtacagtaaaaggaatgaaaggggttgcagctagggcccgaagggacgctgcaaagaaccttatgtaatgtctacagtgcagcTCTATCCCTCTAGGGGTTAATTTCTTAGTTACTTGatttgttatatatgtttatttaacgTTTTCAACcgtgtcatatcaatttccaaCTTAGTTTTCATAGCGTTCTTCCATCCACTACATCTATTTCCCATGCACTATCTAGTTTTCCTTTTCAATTCTATTCTGACAACTGTCTATTCATCTATTTCATCCTGCTTTCTGCCAAAACaacaattatcataattattcacatatcaatttatcaattatacaaTCCCGCCCCAAAAGAGACTCGTCTCCCGATGCACTCGCTAAATCTTGTCATTGATACTCATTTTACTGCCACACATCTGAACAATTCTTTCACATCTAGACAATCCCTTCCCATCCATACATCCAGACAATTCCCTTACAGCCATACACTTCCCATGCATTCATACATCTAGATTTTCTTTGTGTATCCATACACCTAGACAATCCCTTCCCATCAATAAATCTATGCAATCTTTTCGCATCTTTCAAATCTAGACAATGCCTTTCCATACGTCTAGACAATTCATTCACAACCATAAAATCCGTATTAATCCTTCCATCTAGACAAGTACCTTATGTCTATACAATCCCCATGCATCCATACATCTAGACACTCCTTTCACATCCATACAATCTCCTTCCACACACATAGACAATCTCTCACCAGCAATAAATCTATGTAATCTATTCACATCTATACACCCAGACAATACCTTTCCAGTTATACGTCCAGATAACCCCTTTCCATCCATACACCCAGACAATCGTTTATCAATGTGCCCAATTTCCACACACCTAGACATTCCTTTCTCTTCCATACGATCTCCATCCTTCCACACACCTAGACAATCTCTCACCAGCAATAAATCTACGTAATCTATTCATATCTATACACCTAGACAATACCTTCCCAGTTATACGTCCAGATAATCCCTTCGCATCCATACACCCAGACAATCGTTTATCAATGTGCCCAATTTCCACGCGGGCCATCAATCACGTGTCACAACCTCGTATTGGTTATGGGGCATTTCCCCCTTTCCAAACCTCAAATGTCACATTCAGATACTAACAATTCCGACATTTTTTCCCCGGATTCGATAACGGTAAACGCGGCTACCACGTTTGACCTCGATTTGAGGTCgtgttctctctcactctctctctctattggtctTTTTCTCTGACATTTTTTGCCATCAttttgggttctctctctctctctctctctctctctttctctctctctctctcttggtcttttTATCTAACCTCGTTTGCCCTCACTCTGGggctcttctttctctctctctctctctctctctctctctctctctctctctctctctctctctctctctcattttgatacATAGGAAATCTCGAAGGTTTTCATACGTTGATGTCCATCAATATGGAAATGACCTGGTGGCATCTAATCCACATTCCTATGGCTCGCTCACCCATCACTGGCCAtcattttcctgagagagagagagagagagagagagagagagagagagagagagagagagagagagagagagagtttaactgtcagtgaaaagaatgCTTTTCccaataagagaaaattaaagagatTCTTAGCTTAACccctcaaatgagagagagagagagagagagagagagagagagagagagagagagagagagagagagaaatttgactaTCAGTGAAAGAAATGCTGTTCccaatgagagaaaattaaagagatTCTTAgcttaaaaatcaaatcaaagagagagagagagagagagagagagagagagagagagagagagagagagagagagagagaatttaatcttGTAAAAAGAATGCTTTTCCCAATGAGAAAATTAGAGAGATTCTTAGCTTAAACCCTCAAATGAAGATGCTGTGTTCAtcctgtgagtgtgtgtttgtgtctatgagagagagagagagagagagagagagagagagagagagagagagagagagagagagagagagagagagagagagaatttaactgtcagtgaaaagaatgCTTTTCTCAATCAGACAAAATTAAGAGATTCCTAGCTTAAACGTTCATGAAGATACTATGTTCAtcctctatgtgtgtgtgtgagagagagagagagagagagagagagagagagagagagagagagagagagagagagagagagagagagaatttaactgtCAGTGATAAGAATGCTTTTCTCAATCAGACAAAATTAAGAGATTCCTAGCTTAAACGTTCATGAAGATACTATGTTCAtcctccatgtgtgtgtgtgtctgggtgcGTTTAGATTGGAGATTAAACTCTCCCGAGAGACGGCTACTCTCGCGCGACTTTCTCTACAGCGCGTTTACACTACCAGCAAGTTTTGCTCTCCGAGAGCTGTGAGGGAGTGTCGCGAGAGAAAGTGTCCGAGAGTCGGGTAAGATTTCTCGCGCATCTATTTACACTGGAGCCACTGCCAGTCGACAACTAGCGAGGGTTGAGAGAACATGTCTCAAAAGTGCCGTGTTGCTGCTGCATTAATAATTATGAacgaagtgaaaaagaaaaggaaaagaagtacGTGGGTCCGAAAATGGATAAGCAGAAGGGGAGAAGATGGAGCACATGCAAAATTATTAAGAGAATTGTTTGAGGAAGATACATCGAGCTATAAGAACTCCGTATGTATGAGCCCTGAAGATTTTCACTATTTGTTGGAAATAGTGTCCCCAAAAATTCGCAAGAGAGATACTCAATTAAGAAAAGCAATAACCCCGTCAGAAAGATTAGCAGTCACTCTTAGATTTTTGGTCTCAGGTAAGAATTTATCCCGTttcatatacttacacatactATTATATACATAACCTGTATGAACACGTGACTTTTGTGTGGATGACCGAAATGTTATCGCTCTATATGGAGCTTAGACAGGAGTTGCGTTGGAGAACCAACACCACCATAAATGAAGCATTCACCaactttataaatgatttttttttctaaatcaaacCTTTTATTTCAGGAGACAGTTATCACTCATTGATGCATCTCTTTCGCATACCTGTACCTACCATTTCAATTATTGTCCCCGAAGTGTGTGAGGCGCTGTATACATCTCTGCAAGAAGACTTTCTCAAGGTAAGAAAAAACGTTTCGAGTTAGAATTTAATGTTCTTAAATTGAATAATGAATATAGTGTATTTCAGCTGGGCTACAAATAAAATTGTAAGAGAAATCATACTGAAAACATGAATCAAACATCGAAATAATCAAAAACACGCAGAGCCTCATTGCACTGCCTAAATGCAGAAGGGGTGGACTGCCTCAACAATGGAGGAAATGCAACAAGAGGGTAGGACTGCTCTCCAACAATGGGGATTGCTCTCAACAATGGAGGAGGGGTACAATGGAGGAGGGGTAGGATTGCTCTCCAACAATGGAGGAGGGTAGGATTGATTTCTCCACACATGGAGGAGGGGGTAAGATTGCTCTCCAAATGGAGGGGGTGGGATTGCTCTCCTACAATGGAGGAGGGGTAGGACTGCTCTCCAACAATGGAGGAGGGGTAGGATTGCTCTCCAACAATGGAGGAGGGTAGGACTGCTCTCCAACAATGGAGGATTTCTCCACAAATGGGTAGGGATTGCTCTCCACAAACAATAATGGAGGAGGGGTAGGATTGCTCTCCAACAATGGAGGAGGGGTAGGATTGCTCTCCAACAATGGAGGAGGGGTAGGATTGCTCTCCAACAATGGAGGAGGGGTAGGATTACTCTCCTACAATGGTGGAGGGGTAGGATTGCTCTCCACAAATGGAGGAGGGGTAGGAGTAGCAGAACAGGAAGAAACAGAGGATGAATATTGCGCATCTTCAAATTCTCCCATTTCAATGATAGCTTTCAAAATGGTTCTTTTCAAGCATTTTCTATTAGCCTCCGAGCGTAGTTGCCTCAATTCTGAGGCAACATAATCTCCGAACGTTGACAAATTATCACTTGGCGTATTGATTATCGCCATTGCCTTAGCTATTGTTTCCTCACGTGCCGAAGTTCCGGCTTTCCGTTTCTTAGCAGCAGGTTTCTGTTTGGAGATCTTGTTTCCAAATTCATACTTCCAGATTGCTCTGGTTGATTCCCGTTTCCAGATTCCGGTTTCCTATGTTGTACTCCCTCCAATTCGGAGCTAGGCAGTTCCTGAAGAAATAAAGAGTTTTTATATAACACTgtgtaaacacaaaaaaatgctgGAGTGAGCAGTAAGTGAGGGAGGGTAGGTTAGGATAAGAAAGcataacatataaatacatagtaACTAGTGCACGTGCCcgttaatttcaaatatttaaattaaatatttaaattttaatcatttatttaaattaaatatatttaataattttttttaataataataataacaaataatctaGTGCACGTGCCCGttaaattcaaatattcaaattaaatatgtatattttaagcatttatttaaattaaatatatttaataaaatttaatttttttcaaataataacacaaataataaaataacgggtattgaagtgtgtgtgtgtgtgtgtgtttgtgggtagagttttttttttttttttttttcacactaatAATTTATGAGCGTGACGGACAGACAAGCGGACAGACACTGTGATTATTATAATATAGATTAGCTATTGCTATATAGAGAGGAGTGTTCCTCAAAACATGCAGCTCCAaaatttatgacaatttattGAACTAATGATACGTCTTTTACAGGTTCCCAATTCAAACGAAGAATGGAACAAAGTTGCAgatgaatttcaagaaaaatgtcaattCCCAAATTGCATGGGAGCAATAGACGGGAGGCATATTGTATTGAAACAGCCTCAAAACAGCGGAAGTCTCTCCTTCAACTACAAGGGAACAAATAGCATTGTCCTGATGGCATTAGTAGATgccaattataaatttttgtacatTGATGTCGGATGCAATGGACGCATATCAGATGGAGGAGTATTTGCCAATTGTTCATTGTCACAAGCTTTAGAAAACAATATCTTAAACGTGCCAAACGGACGTCCTCTGGATTACACCCGAAGCAACAGACAAATACCGTTAGTTGCAATTGGAGATGACGCATTTCCATTAAAAGGTATTTGATGAAACCTTTTCCTTTCTCCAATCAGCCTGCACCGAATCGTATTTTTAACTACAGGTTGTCAAGAGCGCGCCGCGTTGTGGAAAATGCTTTCGGCTTAATATCGGCCCGATTTCGCATCTTAAGACGGCCGATGGAAGTGGCCCTGAAGCGAGCCAAGAcaattgtattatgtatatgtgccTTACATAATTTTCTGTTATCCAGAAAGGAATCGGCTTGTATTTATGCTCCTGGAAATCTAGAGGATGAAAATGGTGAAATGTTAAGAGAAGATTTGCCACTAAGAACTTTTCATTCTTTGGAACATCAAGGGACAAGAAATGCGTCTGCAGAGGCTAAAGAAATTCGAGAATCTTTCAAGAACTATTTTATGTCAACAAATGGCGAAGTCCCCTggcagtataaatatatttaaatttatcattaaaaaccaGAAGGACAAATATTATCCATACATTATGAACACACAATAATACTGTGGTAAGTTACAATGTTTGTCCGTTCACTTGGTTTGATTGTGCAGAATTTACAATGTTTGTTCACTTGGTTTGATTGTGCAGAATTTACAATGTTTGTCTGTTCGCTTGGTTTGATTGtgcagaatttaaaaatatac
Protein-coding regions in this window:
- the LOC136844638 gene encoding putative nuclease HARBI1, with the translated sequence MSQKCRVAAALIIMNEVKKKRKRSTWVRKWISRRGEDGAHAKLLRELFEEDTSSYKNSVCMSPEDFHYLLEIVSPKIRKRDTQLRKAITPSERLAVTLRFLVSGDSYHSLMHLFRIPVPTISIIVPEVCEALYTSLQEDFLKVPNSNEEWNKVADEFQEKCQFPNCMGAIDGRHIVLKQPQNSGSLSFNYKGTNSIVLMALVDANYKFLYIDVGCNGRISDGGVFANCSLSQALENNILNVPNGRPLDYTRSNRQIPLVAIGDDAFPLKGI